One Ctenopharyngodon idella isolate HZGC_01 chromosome 3, HZGC01, whole genome shotgun sequence genomic window, cctgtatataagattagtattgatAAAGTTCAGATgctgtcatttatgtgaatcaacttactttgttgtgaattttcaatttgaaaaataacttttatattgattgattaatggcatcttgaaaaaaaaaaaaaaaaaacgtgtcatggatttattgcattttgggaaaaaaataatcagtttttataataaacctttcaaaatgtagatttgaatttttagtGTTTTCATAACacaaagatgctatgtgaaagtttgaaacagaaaatggtGGTTTTCACCTTGCCACTTTCTTGATAAAGAAAACtcctttttactcaaattaatcaaaatggagtcattgtgttttggaaccaaactctttatttagtagtgaggaaacttcacgaatggacttattgcacaggtggcaacctatcagggtaccatgcttgaattcactgagctcctgagagcgagccattctttcacaaatgtttgtagaagcagtctgcatgcctaggtgcttgattttatacacctgtggccatggaagtgattggaacccctgaattcaatgatttggaggggtgtcccaatacttttggcaatatagtgtgtgtcaAGCTTGGTAAAAATATGTCATTGAGTATGTTTACATGGACAACAATATTCCGATATTAACACGATTAAGACAATACTCCAATTGTAGATATGTCTGCAAAAATCTACACTCTACTTAGTAGAGTAGGCAACGCTGAGCAGCGCATTTCTGATCTTGAAGACCAGAGTACATCAATGGTTACTCGAGTTTCAGATCTTgaaaaaacattagaaaaaagCGACTGAACGCCTGGAGGACTTAGAGAATAGAAGTCGCCAGCAGAATGTACGAATCGTAGGCCTGAAAGAAGGTATAGAAGGGTTTGACCCTATTAAGTTCTTTGAGTCCTGGATCCCAGATATCCTTGGTATGCCGATTAAAGATAATCGAATCTAGCTTGACCGCGCTCACCGCACTGGCCCTCCGAGTCATGCTGATGCTAATCCAAGAGCGGTCTTGGTGAGACTTCACAATTATAGGGATAAGATGGGCATCATGGAAGCGGCAAGGAGAAAGAAAGATATCAACATTGGTGGGAAAAGAGTTTACTTTTTCCAGGACTTTTCTGTGGGGGTACAAAAAAGGAGAGCTGAAACGGCAGAGATCCGAAAGCGATTTCGTGACGCCGGCATTAAATATGCGTTCATTTACCCTGCTACTATTAAGGTGCTTAATTCACCTACAGGGAAGGTGTTGTACCTGTACACGGTGAAGGATGCAGAGACTTTCCTTAACTCAGTCAGAGACCAATGGACCACTGAACCAGCTGTGTGAGTTAGAAATCATATTTGTGTTGCTTATTGGactctttttttgtttgagtGTTTTTTGGGCAGAGTTACAACTTATACGCATAAAATGTactcagatttttttctttaattttcaaTAGGCCTATATTCTTACGGTTTATACTTAGGTTGATATAGAAATACGATTTGAGATGTTTTGGAGATCAGTACTTTGCTAAGTCTATTAGACGAGGAGTTTTGCTTTTGCGCTACTTTGTACCAGTCACTATTATGACTTTTTCAGAGTTTGGTTTGCCTCTCCAATGGTACCtgattaatgttatttttatggtGTTTTCTGTGATATTGAGAGGCTTCCAAAAgctctttatattttatttactttttttttttgtttttttttgttttctttttttgtttacgTGTTTATGCCTTGTTTCTCATGCAGGATGTCAGTTCTTACAGCACTATGGAAATAACTTTATGTTTTTCTTATGGATGAATTACATGTGGAGgatattttttgtgatttattttattttaaaggggggtGTTGATCCTTGTAACATCTGTAACAAGGTACTAGAAAGTCTCTAAGAATATGCGAAATAGTCTATATATGAAGGTACGTACCTGGAATCTTAAAGGGGTAAATAATgtaatcaaaagaaagaacattttgaacattttgaagaGGGTGgtgattttaattgttttcttaATCTTTTTATGGACAAATCTCCTTCTGTTACTTTTGCCCCACAAGCTTCTAGTCTAATATCCAATGCTTGTTATGAACAGAATCTTCTTGGTATATGGAGGTTTCATAACCCATCTTCTAAGGAGTTTACTTTCTTTTCACATCCTCATCAAACCGCCTCCCGtattgactatatatatattttatgtcataTGGCTCATTTGGTCAACCAAGCTAATATTGGTCCTATTACTATCTCTGACCACGCCCCGGTCACTATCTCTATATGCTTCTCTGATAGCTCAAAACTATCCCCTCGATTTTGGAAATTAAATCCTTATTATTTGATGGATGAGCGGTTTGTTGAATATCTGAGAGAGCAAACAGACTGTTATTTTCTTACTAATGATTTAGAAGAGACGGATCCTAGGGTGTTATGGGATGCATACATGGCATATATTAGAGGCATAATTTCCTTTGTAAGCAAAAAGAACAAGGATAAAATAGCCAAACAATTTGAATTAGAAAAGCAAATATCCGATTTACAAAGGCAGTATCATATATTGAAATCAGAAGATATGCTGACTCAAATAAAGTACTCTAAGacattattaaatgatttaatgacgTCACAGGCTGAGAAAGATGTTCTTTTTGCCAGACAACATTTGTTTGAGATGGGAAATAAACCAAAATAGCCTGTTGGCAAAACTTATAAAGAATAGACCTGgcaaaaagttcattttgggCGTGAGAGATATAGAGGGGAGAAGGTGTATTgataataaagaaattaataatatttttagacAGTTCTATCTTACATTGTATTCTTCTGAAGATAATTTACATAGTTCAAAAGATAACCgattttttgaaaatttaacAATCCCGAGTATAACCACCAGACAACATGACTTATTAGAAGCCCCTCTCTCTTTGCTAGAAGTTAAGTCTGCTATTTCCTCTTTACAGCCGGGCAAATCACCAGGCCCTGACGGTTATCCAGTTGAATTTTTTCAGATATTGCAGGATAAGCTTAATGGTTATATCTTGAATACCCTAACTAAAGCATTTGAGGAATCTTCTGTTTCTGATGTTATGAATACAGCATTAATttcacttattttaaaaaagggtaAAGACCCTGAACAATGTGGATCATATCGGCCTATAAGCTTATTAactgttgatataaaaatattggCTAAAATCTTAGCAAAACGATTAGAACAGGTTATTCCTAGTATAATTAATGCTGATCAGACAGGCTTCATTAAAGGTCGTCAGTCCTATTATAATACTCGACGTTTATTTCATATTATGAACTATCTTGAAAAGACTTCAGACTCAGGCCTCCTAGTATCAATTGATGCAGAGAAAGCATTTGATAGGGTGGAGTGGGGCTACCTATTTGAGGTCATGAAAAAATTTGGCTTTGGAAATAAATTTTCGAAGTGGATTAGCTTGTTGTACACCAATCCTAAAGCCTCTATAATAAGTAATGACGTGGTTTCTACCTCATTTGATCTTCAGCGTGGAACACGTCAAGGTTGCCCACTCTCACCTCTATTGTTTGCAATCGCAATAGAGCCCTTAGCAATATATGTTCGgcagaatgaaaaaaaacatggtgtacatttggggaaaaaacagagaaaaataatgctttatgCAGATGATGTTATTCTTATTATTAGAGAGCCCGAAATTTCTTTGCCAGAAATTATTAAATGTGTTGAACAATTTGGGTCTGTttctgtcacgatcactgtctgttcctgtcagttcctggactccacttcccataatcctcccttccaatcacatgcaccaatcaccaattgccacacacacctgcagatcattacctggactatttaagacacacacacacacacaccctttgcgaagtcttgatttgccccggtgatcattactaagcgttttcttgtggactgtttcctggtttccgttggactgtttattctttgtgattctctgctgcctgccctgatccttgcctgtaccctgattctgtttgtctgccgcctgcctcgaccattgcctgtccttgtttatgttcctgcctttgcccctgtctacctgtataaatactgttcttaataaaagcttgcaaatggatccccgctctgccgacccatcattacagaagacttcgccctCAAACGATCCAGCAGCTTCTACGAGCGCTTCCAGCCTTAGCATGGACCCAGCAATACGTCTCGTCCGCCTTCGGCAAGGTAATTGTACACTCGAGGACCACATTCAGAAGTCTTTAGACATTGCCTATTTCTCTGACCTGCCTGACTGtgccctcattgacttctttggctatggattaaacgaaccattgaaggactacttacttattaatggtccccgagggtcgttcgtggaatttctggactttgccctgcttactgttggttcactttttactgtgggtgtcgcggaggaacgcgacacctcgtccccccatgtaatggctgcctctaaagagagcctgcacaaaatggcggccacaacatcatcacatcatgtctccgctgatcttccagagccaagtcaagtctccgttgatcctctagaattacatcacgtctctggatctgtttgggagcggagtgggttgcgttccagtgtggctgatccagcGCTGACTTCagtacgagcggctggcattcctaagcctccgccggccgcttcacactcaagctcgccggttgccacgcactcaagctcgccggttgccacgcactcaagctcgccggttgccacgcactcaagctcgccggttgccacgcactcaagctcgccggttgccacgcactcaagctcgccggttgccacgcactcaagctcgccggttgcgacgcactcaaattctctggatgctatggacaagatggccgctttgccagtgcccacgggcaagatggccgccccgccagtgtctgggaacataggggtcgttccagccagtgagtccactccagaaccagctccagtccgcgagtccgctccaacccgtgagcccgctgcagcgccctcagaggaggtaggcatagagccaccgcctcaaccatgtaaacggaggaggaggaggaggaagaaggcttcctccatccctcaaggcccggaggccttcccagagcccgctgtaggcccggaggccttcccagagcccgctgtaggcccggaggccttcccagagcccgctgtaggcccggaggccttcccagagcccgctgtaggcccggaggccgtcccagagcagtccgctgccgtcccagagcagtccgctgccgtcccagagcagtccgctgccgtcccagagcagcccgctcttcctgatacggccacggaggccgtcgccgagctcctcgccctgccggcgccacccgagctcctcgccctgccggcgccacccgagctcctcgccctgccggcgccacccgagctcctcgccctgccggcgccacccgagctcctcgccctgccggcgccacccgagctcctcgccctgccggcgccacccgagctcctcgccctgccggcgccacccgagctccttacccacgaaaccgccacggcctccgttgaattccccaagaactttttgggggggggccatatacctgagggtggggagcttgtgggtggggaccctgcacggccgcgatcatcagcggcctccgaattgcttgagcttgcgggtggggaccttacacgcccacggccttcaaccgcctgtgaactgctgtggccggctacggaccctgacctaccgtgggcgcccaagccacctgacctaccgtggccgcctaagccacctgacccgccgtggttgcccaagccacctgacccgccgtggttgcccaagccacctgacccgccgtggttgcccaagccacctgacccgccgtggctgcccgtggcacctgacccgccgtggctgcccttGGAACCTAACCCaccatggctgcccgtggcacctgacccgccgtggctgcccgtggcacctgacccgccgtggctgcccgtggcacctgacccgccgtggctgcccgtggcacctgacccgccgtggctgcccgtggcacctgacccgccgtggctgcccgtggcacctgacccgccgtggctgcccgtggcacctgacccgccgtggctgcccgtggcacctgaccccccgtggctgcccgagttcctggacctgcattggagaccccgttcccgtctgccaacaggtctccaatgtacccaccccccctccctatctgtgccatttacgccgcgaggacgcgccttccggaaggggggcgttatgtcacgatcactgtctgttcctgtcagttcctggactccacttcccataatcctcccttccaatcacatgcaccaatcaccaattgccacacacacctgcagatcattacctggactatttaagacacacacacacacacaccctttgcgaagtcttgatttgccccggtgatcattactaagcgttttcttgtggactgtttcctggtttccgttggactgtttattctttgtgattctctgctgcctgccctgatccttgcctgtaccctgattctgtttgtctgccgcctgcctcgaccattgcctgtccttgtttatgttcctgcctttgcccctgtctacctgtataaatactgttcttaataaaagcttgcaaatggatccccgctctgccgacccatcattacagtttCTGGCTATAAAGTTAATTTTCATAAATTGGAAATCATGCCAATTGGATCACATAGTAAACATAAGCCTCTTTATATAGACCCTTTTAGTTGGGCACCCCAAGGTCTAACATACCTGGGCATATGTATCCTACCAAAGTTTTCATTACTATATTCATCAAATATTAAACCATTGATAGCACAGGTTAAGAATGACTTGACACGCTGGTCTACTCTTCCTGTTTCTTTATTAGGaagaataaatttaattaaaatgattactcTACCTAGAATTTTATATCTTCTTTCTATGTCCTTTCTCCAACTGTCTTCAAATGACCTTAAAGTAATAAACAAACTTATATCCAGATTTATATGGGCAGGCAGGAAGCCTAAGGTTAAGTTGGAAGTTTTACAGCAACCAATAGATAAGGGTGGATGGGCATTGCCTAATTTTAAGTTCTATGCATGGGCAATACAAGCAAGAATAATTATGGGCTGGATTTATAAACCTCCGGATGCTTCTTGGGTTAAAATAGAATTGGAATTATGTGGAACATCTGAGTTAGTTaattttttagataaaaaaaaagatcccgATTCCTTTCGAATTGAAGAATTTTTTTACTTATATTCAACTTTGCAAGTTTGGTCcgcaattaaatttttttttaattataaacaaccAATATCTATTCTTTCCTCATTGGTAGATAATCCTAGCCTGTGTCCTAAAATGAGATCATATTTTTTCTCATGGCAACAAGCTgatataaatcatatttatgaaCTTTTACGAAGGTGAATCATGTAATTTGATAAGGTTACATCTCATTTTCATATTACacaaaaagatttttataaatatttacaagtTAGACATTATGTTAACTCTAGAAACGGTGGGCTTTCCATTAGAAATCATGATCACTATTTGGAGAAATTTTTGCTTGATAGCACAGACACCCAAAAGTTCATATCTAAATTTTACTCAATGTTATATGAACACAGGCAGAATAAGTTTACTGATCTTCAAAATCTTGGAGTAAGAACATTGGGTTTGATATTGACTCTCTCATGGGAAAACATTATTAAGCTTCCTGACATTATTTCTGTCTGCAAGAAATTCAGAGAAATGCAGTTTAATATAGTACACCGGGCTTACACGTCACCATATAGATGCAGTAAAGTTAATCAACAGGTGTCATCTAATTGTATGAAGTGCAAAGATTCTTTTGGTACTTTTTTCCATTGTCTGTGGGAATGTAGTaagataaaacatttttggtttTTAATTTGCAAGGCCCTCTCAGACATTTGTAAAGTGACAGTTCAAGCCTCACCTTCTATGTGTTTACTTGGTATTTTACCATCTTCTTTtgaggaatacaaagatgttGTTCACCCCTTGCTGATGTTGGCAAGGAAAGGCCATTATGAATAAATGGGTTGGAGATAGCCCCCCACTGTATAGGGATTGGTTAGCTATGATAAAGGATCTTATATCTTTAGAAAAACTTAGGTTCCATCTTATGGGTAAACTCACATCATTTAAAGtacacatgaaatcaaaatttaccttatttattttgttagctcaaattgctagttttgtggtgaacaattaatccatTGCAAGTCaatccacacaaaaaaattgtttagcttcgtaatatttaatcaaaatctgaaaatgctcCTCCCCTCTGCAACGGTGCCCCTTCTCTAATGAcatcagtttgacggcttgggttgaaaatgcttaaaccactcccctccaaccgttagtctgctatgagcgagagatggagaggaggagcgctaaagtaaaaccctgccctctattcaatattccgtttcacttggaaatacgtcacaacactgaagaaaagtcgtttgcaacttccggttcacgcAGACTTTAACAAAATATGGAAAGAACCATTGAAGTCTCTAGGGATTATTGAAGATTCCAGTATATACCCATAAGGGgaaaactgttgtataaatttatatttcccTGTTTATTTGGCTATTTATATACATGTTAATGTAAATTGGATATGTTTTCTTTTCCCTCCATTGTGTTATAAAGGACATACTGCATATGTGCATATGTATGTTTACGGTTGTGTGTAGTGCTGGTTGTTCTTGATgtgtacaataaaaaaaaagaaaaaaaaggacaatACTCCGATTAAGAAACTACCATGTAAACAGCTATTTTTGATTACCTTAATCCGACTAAAGTCATTCTCGAAGTAAACACAAATCAAATTAAGACAGGTGGAGTATTCCTACTTTAGTCGCATTATTGACATGTACACACCTTAATCACGCTATTTTAAAATCATGTGGGAGTTTTCGCCGCACTTTGCTACAGGATACATAATACACACACGGCAGTGCAtggtatggaagcccgtttccgccacaattgagtaaaaaaatataattctgtaagtcataataatgagaaactttctcgtaataatgacttagtatctcataataacgagaaactttctcgtaataatgagaaacttctactcatgcgcagagcagcggagcagaagggcgtggcacgctagcgacatccgctggtcaaagtctcgtaaatgcgagaacagcaaacatggcacgttatgcaaaacagttgttttcgttaaagtaatctacaaagtgcagtctatctatagtatcattaaataacatcagttattataaattatcagtatatcTTCAATACTTTTCCATGCGCACGAGAAGGTGGAACGCAAAGTGGTTTCCGTGGTAACGGTGGAAACTGTTGCATGAACGCGACGGCTTACAAAACTATCAGATTAACGAAGGAATATGACATGTATTCGCTAAGTTTAAGTGCAAtgtcttcataaaatgtgtgggtttatgtgttaacgttaacacataTTTCACGTCTAGGCTATTTGATGTGCAGGTTTGCCTAGACaaggcgctggaaagcttttctaatataaaccgggtcctaaagcacttgcccagtcataaaccttcattccagtgatattcctacagaaaacaccttttaagatgtttatgactcattagaatgtatgcaaaagacagctttccaggtgaagcgttctttaacagacttggatatgtaggtgtgtgctgtcttatcattcctctatctgtttgaaatccatggatcaccactctgtgtttctgcttgttcatacacaaaaatacaaatgaatgttacaaatgaatgttacaaatgaataaatgactgTATCCCGTCTCATAGGctactgataatttatcaataatgttacttatttaatgatattatagattacacttttgcagaacgtgccatggttgcggagttatcgcatttgactagcggatgtcgctagcgtgtcaCTGCTGCTTTGCGCACGCTGctttgcgcatgcgtagaagtttctcattattatgagaaactaagtcataattacgagaaagtttctcattattgtgagaaactaagtcattattacgagaaagtttctcgttattatgagaaacaaagtcattattacgagaaagtttctcgttattatgagaaattaagtcattattacgagaaagtttctcgttattatgagaaactaggtcataattacgagaaagtttctcgttattatgagaaacgaagtcattattacgagaaagtttctcgttattatgagaaactaagtcattattacgagaaagtttctcgttattatgagaaactaggtcataattacgagaaagtttctcataattatgagaaactaagtcataattacgagaaagtttctcgttattatgagaaacaaagtcataattacgagaaagtttctcgttattatgagaaacaaagtcattattacgagaaagtttctcgttattatgagaaattaagtcattattacgagaaagtttctcgttattatgagaaattaagtcattattacgagaaagtttctcgttattatgagaaactaggtcataattacgagaaagtttctcgttattatgagaaacgaagtcattattacgagaaagtttctcgttattatgagaaactaagtcataattacgagaacatttctcattattatgagaaactaggtcataattacgagaacatttctcattattatgagaaactaggtcataattacgagaacatttctcattattatgagaaactaagtcattacgagaaagtttctcgttattatgagaaacgaagtcattattacgagaaagtttctcattattatgagaaactaagtcattattacgagaacatttctcattattatgagaaactaggtcataattacgagaacatttctcattattatgagaaactaagtcattattacgagaaagtttctcgttattatgagaaatgaagtcattattacgagaaagtttctcgttattatgagaaattaagtcattattacgagaaagtttctcgttattatgagaaattaagtcattattacgagaaagtttctcaatataatgagatactaagtcataataatgagaaagtttctcattattatgacttacagaattatatttttttactcaattgtggcggaaacgggcttccatagcaTGGTCAACCTTTTGACGGCAAACAAGAGAGAAAGCTTCAAGCAAGAAGCCAACTGTCTCTCATCCAGTAGGCTACCTATGAGATTGTCGCTGTGGACTGAATGACAGTTGCCGAATTAAAGTACAGGAGGCCTGTTGCTGGAGAATTTGTATCCGCCATCGTCTATTTACAGAGCCCCACACATGGGAGGGAAAataaatagtaggctaaatcgtgagaacaatttactaattctttCCCTCCATTTACTAAATTGAGTGCACggtttactaatttgttccctcgatttataaatcatgcgcatgatcaagggaacgaattagtaaatcatg contains:
- the LOC127508837 gene encoding PE-PGRS family protein PE_PGRS16-like isoform X34, whose translation is MGSGVQELTGTDSDRDITPPFRKARPRGVNGTDREGGWVHWRPVGRRERGLQCRSRNSGSHGGSGATGSHGGSGATGSHGGSGATGSHGGSGATGSHGGSGATGSHGGSGGLGAHGRSGSVAGHSSSQAVEGRGRVRSPPASSSNSEAADDRGRAGSPPTSSPPSGIWPPPKKFLGNSTEAVAVSWVRSSGGAGRARSSGGAGRARSSGGAGRARSSGGAGRARSSGGAGRARSSGGAGRARSSGGAGRARSSATASVAVSGRAGCSGTAADCSGTAADCSGTAADCSGTASGPTAGSGKASGPTAGSGKASGPTAGSGKASGPTAGSGKASGP
- the LOC127508837 gene encoding PE-PGRS family protein PE_PGRS16-like isoform X12; the protein is MGSGVQELTGTDSDRDITPPFRKARPRGVNGTDREGGWVHWRPVGRRERGLQCRSRNSGSHGGSGATGSHGGSGATGSHGGSGATGSHGGSGATGSHGGSGATGSHGGSGATGSHGGSGATGSHGGSGATGSHGGLGSKGSHGGSGATGSHGGSGGLGNHGGSGSVAGHSSSQAVEGRGRVRSPPASSSNSEAADDRGRAGSPPTSSPPSGIWPPPKKFLGNSTEAVAVSWVRSSGGAGRARSSGGAGRARSSGGAGRARSSGGAGRARSSGGAGRARSSGGAGRARSSGGAGRARSSATASVAVSGRAGCSGTAADCSGTAADCSGTAADCSGTASGPTAGSGKASGPTAGSGKASGPTAGSGKASGPTAGSGKASGP
- the LOC127508837 gene encoding WAG22 antigen-like isoform X40, with amino-acid sequence MGSGVQELTGTDSDRDITPPFRKARPRGVNGTDREGGWVHWRPVGRRERGLQCRSRNSGSHGGSGATGSHGGSGATGSHGGSGATGSHGGSGATGSHGGSGATGSHGGSGSVAGHSSSQAVEGRGRVRSPPASSSNSEAADDRGRAGSPPTSSPPSGIWPPPKKFLGNSTEAVAVSWVRSSGGAGRARSSGGAGRARSSGGAGRARSSGGAGRARSSGGAGRARSSGGAGRARSSGGAGRARSSATASVAVSGRAGCSGTAADCSGTAADCSGTAADCSGTASGPTAGSGKASGPTAGSGKASGPTAGSGKASGPTAGSGKASGP
- the LOC127508837 gene encoding uncharacterized protein LOC127508837 isoform X5, which translates into the protein MGSGVQELTGTDSDRDITPPFRKARPRGVNGTDREGGWVHWRPVGRRERGLQCRSRNSGSHGGSGATGSHGGSGATGSHGGSGATGSHGGSGATGSHGGSGATGSHGGSGSKGSHGGSGATGSHGGSGGLGNHGGSGGLGNHGGSGGLGNHGGSGGLGGHGRSGGLGAHGRSGSVAGHSSSQAVEGRGRVRSPPASSSNSEAADDRGRAGSPPTSSPPSGIWPPPKKFLGNSTEAVAVSWVRSSGGAGRARSSGGAGRARSSGGAGRARSSGGAGRARSSGGAGRARSSGGAGRARSSGGAGRARSSATASVAVSGRAGCSGTAADCSGTAADCSGTAADCSGTASGPTAGSGKASGPTAGSGKASGPTAGSGKASGPTAGSGKASGP
- the LOC127508837 gene encoding keratin, type I cytoskeletal 9-like isoform X19 gives rise to the protein MGSGVQELTGTDSDRDITPPFRKARPRGVNGTDREGGWVHWRPVGRRERGLQCRSRNSGSHGGSGATGSHGGSGATGSHGGSGATGSHGGSGATGSHGGSGATGSHGGSGGLGNHGGSGGLGNHGGSGGLGGHGRSGGLGAHGRSGSVAGHSSSQAVEGRGRVRSPPASSSNSEAADDRGRAGSPPTSSPPSGIWPPPKKFLGNSTEAVAVSWVRSSGGAGRARSSGGAGRARSSGGAGRARSSGGAGRARSSGGAGRARSSGGAGRARSSGGAGRARSSATASVAVSGRAGCSGTAADCSGTAADCSGTAADCSGTASGPTAGSGKASGPTAGSGKASGPTAGSGKASGPTAGSGKASGP
- the LOC127508837 gene encoding uncharacterized protein LOC127508837 isoform X4, with the translated sequence MGSGVQELTGTDSDRDITPPFRKARPRGVNGTDREGGWVHWRPVGRRERGLQCRSRNSGSHGGSGATGSHGGSGATGSHGGSGATGSHGGSGATGSHGGSGATGSHGGSGATGSHGGSGATGSHGGSGATGSHGGLGSKGSHGGSGATGSHGGSGGLGNHGGSGGLGGHGRSGGLGAHGRSGSVAGHSSSQAVEGRGRVRSPPASSSNSEAADDRGRAGSPPTSSPPSGIWPPPKKFLGNSTEAVAVSWVRSSGGAGRARSSGGAGRARSSGGAGRARSSGGAGRARSSGGAGRARSSGGAGRARSSGGAGRARSSATASVAVSGRAGCSGTAADCSGTAADCSGTAADCSGTASGPTAGSGKASGPTAGSGKASGPTAGSGKASGPTAGSGKASGP
- the LOC127508837 gene encoding PE-PGRS family protein PE_PGRS16-like isoform X36; protein product: MGSGVQELTGTDSDRDITPPFRKARPRGVNGTDREGGWVHWRPVGRRERGLQCRSRNSGSHGGSGATGSHGGSGATGSHGGSGATGSHGGSGATGSHGGSGATGSHGGSGGLGNHGGSGSVAGHSSSQAVEGRGRVRSPPASSSNSEAADDRGRAGSPPTSSPPSGIWPPPKKFLGNSTEAVAVSWVRSSGGAGRARSSGGAGRARSSGGAGRARSSGGAGRARSSGGAGRARSSGGAGRARSSGGAGRARSSATASVAVSGRAGCSGTAADCSGTAADCSGTAADCSGTASGPTAGSGKASGPTAGSGKASGPTAGSGKASGPTAGSGKASGP
- the LOC127508837 gene encoding keratin, type I cytoskeletal 9-like isoform X14, translating into MGSGVQELTGTDSDRDITPPFRKARPRGVNGTDREGGWVHWRPVGRRERGLQCRSRNSGSHGGSGATGSHGGSGATGSHGGSGATGSHGGSGATGSHGGSGATGSHGGSGGLGNHGGSGGLGNHGGSGGLGNHGGSGGLGGHGRSGGLGAHGRSGSVAGHSSSQAVEGRGRVRSPPASSSNSEAADDRGRAGSPPTSSPPSGIWPPPKKFLGNSTEAVAVSWVRSSGGAGRARSSGGAGRARSSGGAGRARSSGGAGRARSSGGAGRARSSGGAGRARSSGGAGRARSSATASVAVSGRAGCSGTAADCSGTAADCSGTAADCSGTASGPTAGSGKASGPTAGSGKASGPTAGSGKASGPTAGSGKASGP
- the LOC127508837 gene encoding uncharacterized PE-PGRS family protein PE_PGRS46-like isoform X28, translating into MGSGVQELTGTDSDRDITPPFRKARPRGVNGTDREGGWVHWRPVGRRERGLQCRSRNSGSHGGSGATGSHGGSGATGSHGGSGATGSHGGSGATGSHGGSGATGSHGGSGGLGGHGRSGGLGAHGRSGSVAGHSSSQAVEGRGRVRSPPASSSNSEAADDRGRAGSPPTSSPPSGIWPPPKKFLGNSTEAVAVSWVRSSGGAGRARSSGGAGRARSSGGAGRARSSGGAGRARSSGGAGRARSSGGAGRARSSGGAGRARSSATASVAVSGRAGCSGTAADCSGTAADCSGTAADCSGTASGPTAGSGKASGPTAGSGKASGPTAGSGKASGPTAGSGKASGP